One Acanthochromis polyacanthus isolate Apoly-LR-REF ecotype Palm Island chromosome 6, KAUST_Apoly_ChrSc, whole genome shotgun sequence DNA segment encodes these proteins:
- the LOC127534485 gene encoding serine/arginine repetitive matrix protein 1-like → STASPTPGPSSGADPPPSPQLRSAQSQSSPQLRSAQSQSSPQLRSAQSQSSPQLRSAQSQSSPQLRSAQSQSSPQLRSAQSQSSPQLRSAQSQSSPQLRSAQSQSSPQLRSAQSQSSPQLRSAQSQSSPQWV, encoded by the exons tccacggccagCCCGACCcccggtccgtcctccggagcggaccctccgcccagtcctcagcttcgctcagctcagtctcagtccagtcctcagcttcgctcagctcagtctcagtccagtcctcagcttcgctcagctcagtctcagtccagtcctcagcttcgctcagctcagtctcagtccagtcctcagcttcgctcagctcagtctcagtccagtcctcagcttcgctcagctcagtctcagtccagtcctcagcttcgctcagctcagtctcagtccagtcctcagcttcgctcagctcagtctcagtccagtcctcagcttcgctcagctcagtctcagtccagtcctcagcttcgctcagctcagtctcagtccagtcctca gTGGGTGTGA